A window of the Pseudomonas fluorescens genome harbors these coding sequences:
- a CDS encoding TonB-dependent receptor — protein sequence MPAPFRLTPVTLGLSAVLSSGFAYSATELPATSISAESQADDPRVKVSNTATRTSTAVRYVPQAIDSVKTANFANYGTNDLGDALSGMPNVSSGGDTRFDSLRIRGFDASNDFYLDGIRDDSQYKRDLHNIERVEVLKGPAAVLYGRGSQGGIVNRVSKAPEAGRRSTIEAQGGSEDLRSLYADLSTDPSDNISLRLNMGNMDENSFRDGVSGNRQLFAPSMSWQLTPDLNWLVQYEYSRYNRTPDRGIPGVNGRPADVGRDTTYGNDHDFIDDKTQSLRSKLAYEINDNWQLRHTLGVFKLDSDFDNTYLTGYTPATKKVTRQHWQQDLTTRNVFNNVELEGGFETFGLEHRLLTGLETGSQRRDPTLYNAATGRGTQPVPSLDLYNPNRELRHTGRMQVSSSSHTEVESRAVYVQDQLRLNDQWQLLAGLRYDTFDIESTNKLRNISEDRDSHSTSPRFGVVWTPLQNHSFYASWTKTFSPVGGGLIGITPGAAGNTNDLSPELTKQKEIGVKSDWLDDRLSTTLAVYELELYNRRTTDPNDPTLTVLSGLQRSRGIELTGTGKIVGNWYVRGGVGVQDATIEKDNNGLEGKRVNNVAKRNGSLFLTWKPEMGWYAETGLTLVGQRYADNANTTVLPGYGRWDALVGYRHKDWDLRGALNNITDREYYSSATSAFQIQPGAPRSLVVTGTYSF from the coding sequence ATGCCTGCCCCGTTCCGCCTCACGCCCGTCACGCTTGGGCTTTCTGCCGTTTTGTCCTCCGGTTTCGCTTACTCCGCGACCGAACTGCCCGCCACCTCGATCAGCGCCGAATCCCAGGCCGACGATCCACGCGTGAAGGTCAGCAACACCGCCACCCGCACTTCAACCGCTGTACGTTACGTGCCGCAGGCGATCGACTCGGTCAAGACCGCCAACTTCGCCAACTACGGCACCAATGACCTGGGCGACGCCCTGAGCGGCATGCCCAACGTCAGCAGCGGCGGCGATACGCGCTTCGACAGCCTGCGTATCCGCGGCTTCGACGCCAGCAATGACTTCTATCTGGACGGCATCCGCGACGACAGCCAGTACAAGCGCGATCTGCACAACATCGAACGCGTCGAAGTGCTCAAGGGCCCTGCCGCCGTGCTGTACGGTCGTGGCAGCCAGGGCGGGATCGTCAACCGCGTCAGCAAGGCACCCGAAGCCGGCCGCCGCTCGACCATCGAGGCCCAGGGTGGCAGCGAAGATCTGCGCAGCCTGTACGCCGACCTCAGCACCGACCCGAGCGACAACATCAGCCTGCGTCTGAACATGGGCAACATGGACGAAAACAGCTTCCGCGACGGCGTCAGCGGCAATCGCCAACTGTTCGCACCGTCGATGAGCTGGCAGCTCACGCCTGACCTGAACTGGCTGGTGCAATACGAATACAGCCGCTACAACCGCACTCCGGATCGCGGCATTCCCGGTGTCAACGGGCGCCCGGCAGATGTCGGCAGGGACACGACCTACGGCAACGATCACGATTTCATCGACGACAAGACGCAGTCCCTGCGCTCGAAACTGGCCTACGAAATCAACGATAACTGGCAACTGCGCCACACCCTCGGTGTGTTCAAGCTCGACAGTGATTTCGACAACACCTACCTCACTGGTTACACCCCGGCGACGAAGAAGGTCACCCGCCAGCACTGGCAACAGGACCTGACCACTCGAAACGTGTTCAACAACGTCGAGCTGGAAGGTGGCTTCGAAACCTTCGGCCTCGAGCACCGCCTGCTGACCGGCCTCGAAACCGGTAGCCAGCGCCGCGACCCGACGCTATACAACGCCGCCACCGGCCGTGGCACTCAACCGGTGCCGTCGCTGGATCTGTACAACCCCAACCGCGAACTGCGCCACACCGGGCGCATGCAAGTGTCGAGCAGCAGCCACACCGAAGTCGAAAGCCGCGCGGTCTACGTTCAGGATCAACTGCGCCTGAACGATCAGTGGCAACTGCTGGCCGGCCTGCGCTACGACACCTTCGACATCGAGTCGACCAACAAGCTGCGCAACATCTCCGAGGACCGTGACAGCCACAGCACCAGCCCGCGTTTCGGCGTGGTCTGGACGCCGCTGCAGAACCACTCGTTCTACGCCTCGTGGACCAAGACCTTCTCGCCAGTGGGCGGCGGTCTGATCGGCATCACTCCGGGCGCGGCCGGCAATACCAATGACCTGAGCCCGGAACTGACCAAGCAAAAGGAAATTGGCGTGAAGAGCGACTGGCTCGACGATCGCCTAAGCACCACCCTTGCCGTCTATGAGCTGGAACTCTACAACCGTCGCACCACCGATCCGAACGACCCGACCCTGACCGTGCTCAGCGGTCTGCAACGCTCACGCGGGATCGAGCTGACCGGTACCGGCAAGATCGTTGGCAACTGGTACGTGCGCGGCGGCGTCGGTGTGCAGGACGCAACCATCGAGAAGGACAACAACGGCCTGGAAGGCAAACGCGTGAACAACGTGGCCAAGCGCAACGGCAGCCTGTTCCTGACCTGGAAACCGGAAATGGGCTGGTACGCCGAAACCGGCCTGACCCTGGTTGGCCAGCGCTATGCCGACAACGCCAACACCACCGTGCTGCCGGGCTATGGTCGCTGGGACGCACTGGTCGGCTACCGTCACAAGGACTGGGACCTGCGTGGCGCCCTGAACAACATCACCGACCGCGAGTATTACTCGTCGGCCACCAGCGCGTTCCAGATCCAGCCAGGCGCACCGCGCAGCCTGGTGGTCACCGGCACCTACAGCTTCTGA
- a CDS encoding DsbA family protein, producing the protein MTLHYIYDPLCGWCYGAKPLVQAAQQVLPVIAHAGGMMTGANRQNVSPQLRNYVMPHDRRIAEYTGQPFGQAYFEGLLRDHSAVFDSAPPIAAVMAAEKIDGRGLELLGRLQIAHYVEGRRIADESVLVEYAVEQGYNADMFLNAVQSVDTEQHIKNSRALLAKVGGQGFPTFALEQDGQFTLVDIGPWLGKPEAFAQWLNESFTPAPGTETLPVCGLDGCA; encoded by the coding sequence ATGACTCTTCATTACATCTACGACCCTCTGTGCGGCTGGTGCTATGGCGCCAAACCACTGGTGCAGGCCGCACAGCAAGTGCTGCCGGTGATCGCTCACGCCGGCGGGATGATGACCGGCGCCAACCGCCAGAACGTTTCACCGCAACTGCGCAATTACGTGATGCCTCACGACCGGCGCATTGCCGAATACACCGGTCAGCCGTTTGGCCAAGCCTATTTCGAAGGCCTGTTGCGCGATCACTCGGCGGTGTTTGATTCGGCACCTCCGATTGCCGCTGTGATGGCAGCCGAAAAAATCGACGGCCGTGGTCTGGAACTGCTTGGGCGTTTGCAGATTGCGCACTATGTCGAGGGGCGACGAATTGCCGACGAAAGTGTGCTTGTGGAATACGCGGTAGAGCAGGGCTACAACGCCGATATGTTCTTGAACGCCGTGCAGTCCGTCGATACCGAGCAACATATAAAGAACAGCCGCGCCCTGTTGGCAAAAGTTGGAGGGCAGGGCTTTCCAACTTTTGCACTGGAACAGGACGGTCAATTCACACTGGTTGATATCGGGCCGTGGCTGGGCAAACCAGAAGCCTTCGCCCAATGGTTGAACGAGTCGTTTACGCCTGCGCCAGGGACTGAAACCCTGCCAGTCTGTGGCCTCGATGGTTGCGCGTAA
- a CDS encoding OprD family porin gives MLNKRISLIALGMLSATSAMANDQAESKGFVEDSSLKVLLRNAYINRDYKNGNDDKAEWGQAAIGTFSSGFTQGTVGVGVDAFGLYALRLDGGKGRSGAGGIDFFKQGDSGNAADDLSKGGAAVKFRLSNTVLTYGDQMPALPVLNYDNSRLLPESYTGTLITSKEIKGLQLDAGRFTAESRKSAEGRDSGGLKSINVLGGSYQFTEQFKAALYASDVEDVLKKQYVNANYVFPIDKDQSLTLDFNGYRTKLDNSYVRENGVTGDDNKIWSLAATFATGPHSFTVAHQRSTGDSNLGYAYGGYQKGQGRVGDGGNTIYLANSYWSDFNAEDERSWQLGYGLDFSAFGVPGLSYNFAYVRGDNITTSTSEGGTEREIFNQFKYVVQSGPAKDLSIKLRSSILRVSQKSSEYNVSGNELRVFVDYPINIF, from the coding sequence ATGTTGAACAAGCGAATCAGTCTGATCGCACTGGGGATGTTGAGTGCCACTTCGGCCATGGCTAACGACCAGGCCGAGTCCAAGGGTTTTGTTGAAGACAGCAGCCTCAAAGTGCTGCTGCGCAATGCCTACATCAATCGTGACTACAAAAACGGTAACGACGATAAAGCCGAGTGGGGCCAGGCGGCCATCGGTACGTTCTCGTCCGGTTTCACCCAGGGCACCGTCGGTGTAGGTGTGGACGCCTTCGGTCTGTACGCGCTGCGTCTGGACGGCGGCAAGGGCCGCAGCGGCGCTGGCGGTATCGACTTCTTCAAACAGGGTGACAGCGGCAACGCAGCTGACGACCTGTCCAAGGGCGGCGCAGCGGTCAAATTCCGTCTGTCCAACACCGTGCTGACCTACGGCGACCAGATGCCGGCCCTGCCGGTGCTGAACTACGACAACTCGCGTCTGCTGCCGGAAAGCTACACCGGTACCTTGATCACTTCCAAAGAGATCAAAGGTCTGCAACTGGATGCCGGTCGTTTCACCGCCGAATCGCGCAAGAGCGCTGAAGGTCGTGACAGCGGTGGTCTGAAGTCGATCAACGTATTGGGCGGTAGCTACCAGTTCACCGAACAGTTCAAGGCCGCGCTGTACGCTTCCGACGTCGAAGACGTGCTGAAGAAACAATACGTGAACGCCAACTACGTGTTCCCGATCGACAAGGATCAGTCCCTGACCCTGGACTTCAACGGTTACCGCACCAAGCTGGACAACTCCTACGTCCGCGAAAACGGTGTGACCGGCGACGACAACAAGATCTGGAGCCTGGCAGCGACTTTCGCAACCGGCCCGCACTCGTTCACCGTGGCGCACCAGCGCTCCACCGGCGACAGCAACCTGGGTTACGCCTATGGCGGTTACCAGAAAGGTCAGGGTCGCGTGGGTGATGGCGGCAACACCATCTACCTGGCCAACTCCTACTGGTCCGACTTCAACGCTGAAGACGAGCGCAGCTGGCAGTTGGGCTACGGCCTGGACTTCAGCGCATTCGGCGTACCGGGTCTGAGCTACAACTTCGCATACGTACGTGGCGACAACATCACCACCTCCACCAGCGAAGGCGGCACCGAGCGCGAGATCTTCAACCAGTTCAAGTACGTCGTGCAAAGTGGCCCGGCCAAAGACCTGAGCATCAAGCTGCGTAGCTCGATCCTGCGTGTTTCGCAGAAATCCAGCGAATACAACGTCAGCGGCAACGAGCTGCGTGTGTTCGTGGATTACCCGATCAACATCTTCTGA
- a CDS encoding 2OG-Fe dioxygenase family protein — MIVLTREVGESLRRDKYANVQGADFNLYGHFADFVRLTKSWENMEPDSYYGQAEAGMRYRRYSDFEYNPKTRELKQLEHRAYVQSKANNSYVGGVVRHFQDFSDEVISSPVMRSLIDTDFEVYKSVLPEELHDEIWQCQIHQIRIEIKPGKQLEITPEGIHCDGYPFSGVHFWGRNNVEGAESRLYDIHEQQLASTTYQEILDTTYFLDRDMRHYVTPARNTHSHAMAYRQILAISFSRPGTAFDIVR; from the coding sequence ATGATCGTTTTAACCAGAGAAGTGGGCGAATCGCTACGGCGCGACAAGTACGCCAATGTGCAGGGTGCTGACTTCAATCTCTACGGTCATTTCGCCGACTTCGTCAGACTGACCAAAAGTTGGGAAAACATGGAGCCTGACAGTTACTACGGTCAGGCCGAAGCCGGCATGCGTTACCGTCGTTACAGCGACTTTGAATACAACCCCAAGACGCGTGAACTGAAGCAACTGGAACATCGCGCGTACGTGCAGTCCAAGGCCAACAACAGCTATGTGGGCGGCGTGGTGCGGCACTTCCAGGACTTCTCGGACGAAGTCATCAGCTCGCCGGTGATGCGCAGCCTGATCGACACCGATTTCGAAGTGTACAAAAGCGTGTTGCCGGAAGAGTTGCACGATGAAATCTGGCAGTGCCAGATCCATCAGATCCGCATCGAGATCAAACCCGGCAAACAACTGGAAATCACTCCGGAAGGGATTCACTGCGACGGTTACCCGTTCAGCGGCGTGCACTTCTGGGGCCGCAACAATGTCGAGGGCGCCGAAAGCCGCCTGTACGACATCCACGAGCAGCAACTGGCGTCGACCACCTACCAGGAAATCCTCGACACCACGTACTTCCTCGACCGCGACATGCGCCACTACGTGACACCGGCACGCAACACCCACTCCCATGCCATGGCGTACCGGCAGATCCTGGCGATTTCCTTCTCGCGGCCCGGGACCGCTTTCGACATTGTTCGCTAA
- a CDS encoding GNAT family N-acetyltransferase has protein sequence MERFFRQFDEVSFCEWQDAKCLRGVLIQKTTTAYLAFDVEGEIVGAVLGGMLGSRGTINHLAVSLRYRSQGVGQRLVEAASADMKRVGVLRMFLFVDDANLAGKRFWTAQGFCEPHGERTFERDL, from the coding sequence ATGGAGCGTTTCTTCCGCCAGTTTGACGAAGTGTCGTTCTGCGAATGGCAGGACGCCAAGTGCCTGCGCGGCGTGCTGATCCAGAAAACCACCACGGCTTATCTCGCCTTCGACGTCGAAGGCGAGATTGTCGGCGCGGTCCTGGGCGGCATGCTCGGCAGTCGCGGCACGATCAACCATCTGGCGGTGAGTCTGCGCTATCGCAGCCAAGGCGTCGGCCAGCGTCTGGTGGAAGCGGCGTCGGCCGACATGAAACGGGTCGGTGTGCTGCGGATGTTCCTGTTCGTCGATGATGCTAACCTCGCGGGCAAGCGTTTCTGGACTGCCCAGGGTTTCTGCGAACCTCACGGCGAACGGACATTTGAGAGGGATCTATGA
- a CDS encoding AzlC family ABC transporter permease: protein MNETSGSAPLMVDRQPSRTFAEASPVVAGYFTVSFVFGLMAVNAGLPLWLPVAMCLFVYAGASQFAALALISSGASLTTIVLTTFLINARHMLMSVYMAKALRALGLSRMERWCYAGGLTDESFAFHSVKLGTGAPVNIRYLIGFNLFCHTSWVIGGLLGALCAQYASHLIKYQLDYALTAMMLYVLVSLCNTRNKLIAAMAAVVCMGALSLVGSSPFNVFIATFVGCGVGVCLTKRS from the coding sequence ATGAATGAAACATCCGGCAGTGCGCCGCTGATGGTCGACCGTCAGCCGTCGCGCACGTTTGCCGAAGCCAGCCCGGTGGTGGCCGGTTATTTCACCGTGTCGTTCGTGTTCGGGCTGATGGCGGTCAACGCCGGGCTGCCGCTGTGGCTGCCGGTGGCCATGTGTCTTTTCGTGTATGCCGGGGCTTCGCAATTCGCGGCGCTGGCGCTGATCAGCAGCGGGGCGTCGCTGACCACCATCGTGCTGACCACGTTTCTGATCAATGCGCGGCACATGCTGATGTCGGTCTACATGGCGAAGGCACTGCGGGCGCTGGGCCTGAGCCGCATGGAGCGCTGGTGTTACGCCGGCGGGCTGACCGATGAATCGTTCGCCTTCCACAGCGTCAAACTGGGCACCGGTGCGCCGGTGAACATCCGCTATCTGATCGGCTTCAACCTGTTCTGCCACACCTCTTGGGTAATCGGCGGATTGCTCGGCGCCCTGTGCGCGCAGTACGCGTCGCACCTGATCAAATACCAGCTCGATTACGCGCTGACCGCGATGATGCTCTACGTGCTGGTCTCGCTGTGCAACACCCGCAACAAACTCATCGCGGCTATGGCCGCCGTCGTCTGCATGGGCGCACTGAGCCTGGTGGGCAGCTCGCCGTTCAACGTTTTCATCGCCACGTTTGTGGGCTGCGGAGTGGGTGTATGCCTGACCAAACGTTCCTGA
- a CDS encoding AzlD domain-containing protein, producing MPDQTFLILVVVLMMAVTFLPRALPLQVNTEHWPPFVARALEYLPVAIVAAISLTPLLIKDQHIQLDRPEFYAAIPTLLCAYFSKNLFLSVAVGTAAYIALGSFM from the coding sequence ATGCCTGACCAAACGTTCCTGATCCTGGTGGTCGTGCTGATGATGGCCGTGACCTTCCTGCCACGGGCTCTGCCGCTGCAGGTCAACACCGAGCACTGGCCGCCCTTCGTCGCCCGGGCGCTGGAATACCTGCCGGTGGCGATCGTCGCTGCGATCAGCCTGACACCCTTGTTGATCAAGGATCAGCACATACAGCTCGATCGCCCGGAATTTTATGCAGCGATTCCGACGCTGTTATGTGCGTATTTCAGCAAAAACCTCTTTCTCAGTGTGGCGGTTGGGACGGCTGCGTACATTGCGCTCGGCTCGTTCATGTAG
- a CDS encoding LysR family transcriptional regulator yields the protein MDSRTLRNLMRIVQTGSLSAAAEHSCLTVQALAAQLNKVEEQFGFRLFRRSNKGLTLTPQGTELTPYMDRVLIATRQMEEKVEALKVPGQRTLKVALNTTLDPDFNRRLIGRLIDVFPDYQMEFSYAESMENLSKLKNEDFDLAVLIGPQRPGLPSIVLPDVQVQVVGAHCGQENDPLTLLGNKFQVRPAEDCPYSHSFLRFLDAGLGNHENSQRTIYSCSETLTLSLITQMDAVGMVSREAAQKNGLTIFPGFEDFLEVRLAVNNPDLSGQALNDVVDLPLHERAERNVRSRPNRHTEKEVFAEIRT from the coding sequence ATGGATAGCAGAACCTTACGCAACCTCATGCGCATCGTGCAGACCGGCTCGTTGTCGGCCGCAGCCGAGCATTCGTGCCTGACTGTGCAGGCCCTGGCCGCACAGCTGAACAAGGTCGAAGAGCAGTTCGGTTTCCGCTTGTTTAGACGATCCAACAAGGGGCTGACGCTGACGCCGCAAGGCACGGAGCTGACGCCCTATATGGACAGAGTGCTGATTGCCACGCGGCAGATGGAAGAGAAAGTCGAAGCCTTGAAGGTGCCGGGACAGCGCACGTTGAAAGTGGCGTTGAACACCACGCTGGACCCGGATTTCAACCGGCGATTGATCGGACGCCTGATCGATGTGTTCCCCGACTACCAGATGGAATTCAGCTACGCCGAGTCGATGGAAAATCTCAGCAAGCTGAAGAACGAGGACTTCGATCTGGCGGTGCTGATCGGCCCGCAGCGTCCTGGCTTGCCGAGCATTGTCCTGCCAGATGTGCAGGTGCAGGTGGTCGGCGCGCACTGCGGTCAGGAGAACGATCCGCTGACGTTGCTCGGCAACAAGTTTCAGGTGCGTCCCGCAGAAGATTGTCCGTATTCCCACAGCTTTTTGCGTTTTCTCGACGCCGGGCTGGGCAATCACGAGAACAGTCAGCGGACGATCTACTCCTGCAGCGAAACGCTGACTCTGTCGCTCATCACGCAGATGGACGCGGTCGGCATGGTCTCCCGCGAGGCCGCGCAGAAAAACGGCCTGACGATTTTCCCCGGGTTCGAGGATTTCCTCGAAGTGCGCCTGGCGGTGAACAACCCGGATCTGTCCGGCCAGGCGCTGAACGACGTGGTTGATCTGCCGCTACATGAACGAGCCGAGCGCAATGTACGCAGCCGTCCCAACCGCCACACTGAGAAAGAGGTTTTTGCTGAAATACGCACATAA
- a CDS encoding type II toxin-antitoxin system RelB/DinJ family antitoxin, producing the protein MGALLKTTDVRCRIDEDLKARATEVLNACGLSISDAMRLFLRQVVATQGLPFEVRVPSEKTARAMMEARDIRQRFDSIDEMLRAADGETGEKTKTR; encoded by the coding sequence ATGGGTGCACTACTGAAAACCACCGATGTGCGTTGCCGCATTGATGAGGATTTGAAGGCGCGTGCCACTGAGGTTTTGAACGCTTGCGGGCTCAGTATTAGTGATGCCATGCGTCTGTTTCTCCGTCAGGTCGTGGCGACCCAAGGCTTGCCCTTTGAGGTGCGCGTCCCTTCAGAGAAGACCGCCCGCGCGATGATGGAAGCACGAGATATTCGCCAGCGTTTCGACTCGATAGATGAGATGCTGAGGGCTGCCGATGGCGAAACCGGAGAAAAGACAAAAACGCGCTGA
- a CDS encoding type II toxin-antitoxin system YafQ family toxin has protein sequence MAKPEKRQKRAERPKQASQTSEFKKSWDRYERAGRRDMNEVRKVMVMLFLGEQLPEEYVDHALNGDWTGFRECHIGGDFLMIYENTRPDLITFVDLGTHSELFK, from the coding sequence ATGGCGAAACCGGAGAAAAGACAAAAACGCGCTGAGCGGCCTAAGCAGGCTTCACAAACGTCCGAGTTCAAGAAGTCCTGGGATCGTTACGAGCGTGCCGGGCGTCGAGATATGAATGAAGTTCGTAAGGTGATGGTCATGTTGTTTTTGGGCGAACAGTTGCCTGAGGAGTATGTGGATCATGCTCTAAACGGTGATTGGACTGGATTTCGCGAGTGTCACATCGGCGGTGACTTTTTGATGATTTACGAAAACACACGCCCAGATTTGATCACCTTCGTTGACTTGGGCACTCATTCCGAACTGTTCAAATAG
- a CDS encoding tautomerase family protein, which produces MPFVSVRITRDGVTREQKAQVIAEITETLERVLNKRPDLTHIVIEEVDTDNWGYAGITTTEYRRQLAERGQS; this is translated from the coding sequence ATGCCATTTGTCAGCGTACGTATCACCCGCGACGGTGTTACCCGAGAGCAGAAAGCTCAGGTGATCGCCGAAATCACTGAAACCCTGGAACGCGTCCTCAACAAGCGCCCGGACCTGACCCACATCGTGATCGAAGAAGTCGACACCGATAACTGGGGCTACGCCGGCATCACCACCACCGAATACCGCCGGCAACTGGCGGAACGGGGCCAGTCATGA
- a CDS encoding DsbA family oxidoreductase, with amino-acid sequence MTPTVTIDFVSDVVCPWCALGATALEQAIGNLAGEISVELTYKPFELNPDMPAEGEPVVQHLMRKYGRTAEDVAAGKKMQIERGKAIGFEFDLEKRTHFHNTFDAHRLLMWAAQEGRQIALKKILLRAYFRDGDNPNDHPTLIRLATEAGLDAARARKVLANDEFASEVRQLQAFYRQHGINSVPALILNGKHLVSGSQSVEYYEQMLKQLAIA; translated from the coding sequence ATGACCCCGACCGTGACCATCGATTTCGTCTCCGACGTGGTGTGCCCCTGGTGCGCGCTCGGGGCGACAGCGCTGGAGCAGGCGATCGGCAATCTGGCCGGCGAAATTTCGGTGGAGCTGACCTACAAGCCCTTCGAACTCAACCCGGACATGCCCGCCGAAGGCGAACCGGTGGTGCAGCACCTGATGCGCAAATACGGCCGCACCGCAGAAGACGTCGCCGCCGGCAAGAAGATGCAGATCGAACGCGGCAAAGCCATCGGTTTCGAGTTCGACCTGGAGAAACGCACGCACTTTCACAACACCTTCGATGCCCATCGCTTGCTGATGTGGGCGGCGCAGGAAGGGCGGCAGATCGCGCTAAAAAAGATCCTGCTGCGCGCTTACTTCCGCGACGGCGACAACCCCAACGATCACCCGACGCTGATTCGTCTGGCGACCGAAGCGGGGCTGGATGCGGCGAGGGCCCGAAAGGTGCTGGCCAACGACGAATTCGCCAGCGAAGTGCGCCAACTGCAGGCGTTTTACCGGCAGCACGGGATCAATTCTGTGCCCGCGCTGATCCTGAACGGCAAGCACCTGGTGTCCGGTTCGCAATCGGTCGAGTACTACGAACAAATGCTGAAACAACTGGCTATCGCCTGA
- a CDS encoding SDR family NAD(P)-dependent oxidoreductase produces MSHSKKTVVITGASQGLGEGMVKAFRELGYNIVATSRSIKPSNDPQILTIAGDIGDPATAQRVISEGVARFGRIDTLVNNAGIFVAKPFTAYTPEDYAAVLSVNLNGFFYITQLAIGEMEKQGKGHVVSITTSLVDHAIDGVPSVLASLTKGGLNAATKSLAIEYAKRGIRVNAVSPGIIKTPMHGEETHAALGALHPVGHMGEIDDIAQAVVYLDNANFVTGEILHVDGGQSAGH; encoded by the coding sequence ATGAGCCACTCGAAAAAAACCGTCGTCATCACTGGCGCCTCCCAAGGTCTGGGCGAAGGCATGGTCAAGGCCTTCCGTGAACTGGGCTACAACATCGTCGCCACCTCGCGCTCGATCAAGCCGTCGAACGATCCGCAGATCCTGACCATCGCCGGCGACATCGGCGACCCTGCTACCGCTCAACGCGTGATCAGCGAAGGCGTGGCCCGCTTCGGCCGCATCGACACCTTGGTCAACAACGCCGGCATCTTCGTCGCCAAACCGTTCACCGCCTACACCCCGGAAGACTACGCGGCGGTGCTGTCGGTCAACCTCAACGGCTTCTTCTACATCACCCAACTGGCCATCGGCGAGATGGAAAAACAGGGCAAGGGCCACGTGGTCAGCATCACCACCAGCCTGGTCGACCACGCCATCGACGGCGTGCCCTCGGTCCTCGCGTCGCTGACCAAGGGCGGCCTCAACGCCGCCACCAAATCCCTGGCCATCGAATACGCCAAACGCGGAATCCGGGTGAACGCGGTATCGCCAGGCATCATCAAAACGCCGATGCACGGCGAGGAAACTCACGCGGCGCTGGGTGCGCTGCATCCGGTCGGACACATGGGCGAGATCGACGATATCGCGCAGGCAGTGGTGTATCTGGATAACGCGAATTTTGTGACAGGCGAGATTCTGCATGTGGATGGTGGGCAGAGCGCTGGGCACTGA
- a CDS encoding DUF3077 domain-containing protein, translating to MTNPQDLKTLGLTHFSFQSNHALFRTTPGVPVVTALTHAFHLLHISKLLTSDTSAANDPELHACASQYLQELSKALVDDAVKVLSPDP from the coding sequence ATGACCAATCCCCAAGATCTTAAAACCCTCGGCCTCACCCATTTCTCCTTCCAGTCCAACCACGCACTCTTCCGCACCACCCCCGGCGTCCCGGTCGTCACCGCTCTCACCCACGCGTTCCATCTGCTCCACATCTCCAAATTGCTCACGTCGGATACCTCTGCCGCCAACGATCCAGAACTCCACGCCTGCGCCTCGCAATATCTGCAGGAGTTGAGCAAGGCGCTGGTCGATGACGCGGTCAAAGTGTTGAGTCCGGATCCGTAA
- a CDS encoding helix-turn-helix domain-containing protein, whose amino-acid sequence MVNELEQFQQDLLDSVRQMKAGKAARVTEVPLSAAAEARAKVGVSQSAFVKLIGVSLRTLQDWEQGRRQPTGAAQTLLRVANQHPEALRDLQPA is encoded by the coding sequence ATGGTCAATGAACTGGAGCAATTCCAGCAGGACTTGCTGGACTCTGTCCGCCAAATGAAGGCGGGAAAAGCCGCTCGTGTCACAGAGGTGCCACTCTCGGCAGCCGCTGAAGCGCGGGCCAAGGTGGGCGTTTCGCAGAGTGCATTTGTCAAGTTGATCGGTGTGAGTTTGCGGACGTTGCAGGATTGGGAGCAGGGTCGCAGGCAGCCGACAGGTGCGGCACAGACATTGTTACGTGTTGCTAACCAGCATCCGGAAGCATTGCGGGATTTGCAGCCAGCCTGA